The Daucus carota subsp. sativus chromosome 9, DH1 v3.0, whole genome shotgun sequence genome window below encodes:
- the LOC108202971 gene encoding uncharacterized protein LOC108202971, whose protein sequence is MARWDEIMSLPVQNPPILEFSSSDLVWSKVEGWRDNIDRVARIPFARVDNFLTGEASRKDCPTKFHREARRVRPPETAYKPKVDGVLEYILYWCSFGPDDHRKGGIVRPSRKSYVTKKKSAGRPNTKRGCTCHFIVKRLMAEPSVALIIYNQDKHIDKKGSPCHGPQDKKAAGTRAMYAPCISEDLRLRVLSLLHVGVSVETIMQRHNECVEKQGGPSNRDDLLNHRFVRRQERSIRRSTYELDVDDAVSMSLWVESHQNQVFFYEDFSVSSPFTLGIQTEWQLQQMIRFGNCRLLASDSRFGTHKLKYPVHSLVVFNSDNKAIPVAWIIAPKFASTDAHRWMRALYNRVCTKDPTWRLAGFIVDDPLIDVSAIREVFQCSVLICLWRVRHAWHKNLMKKCPEIEMRAEISRLLSQSVQKICRGSGTVGLFEDVMEDFVDASEFVDYFKAVWYPRIGLWTTLLKTLPLASHESCAAMEFYHNQLKLRLYNEKEPNVYSRADWLIDKLNTKVHSYFWLDEYSEKDDFARYRKDEWLSGLTAWRKSLNIPDSCVLLDGKIAKVFDQEDRDKFHTVWNPGSEFGICDCQLADLGNLCEHVLKVIRVLYDRGHTMSSASMSKYSEALLNLLRCPHDSLIRDHAVSLAVWVQKQLAAQIDPENNQIMLDLQAAAGDVAHNTFEINHAHENIVSNMETDLIGSDVSNSIINDSGGDLNGQVADGSVAIDPFAADPDRYRIIGKKLANENILPNNENGLSDCIADEFSEDLMRMADDIDICDPESGRVISHAEMEVDPTSNCSSASGLITSNGIASEDIFINEGNRAVGDKGPDVTKNFPSADVILENLMAYEKDLLDKYQEGVMNVVSQCNIISPTELESPARGAAGHQTGFCNDQAEPSVIHQIGNEKPEANLTEKSHGSIMDVDSRFNTNSGAALNSSYQHKVLH, encoded by the exons ATGGCCAGATGGGATGAAATCATGTCCCTTCCCGTGCAGAACCCTCCTATCTTGGAGTTTTCCTCTTCTGATCTTGTGTGGTCGAAGGTGGAGGGTTGGCGTGACAACATAGATAGAGTAGCTCGAATTCCCTTTGCCAGAGTAGACAATTTTCTGACCGGTGAAGCCTCTAGAAAAGATTGCCCGACAAAATTTCACCGCGAGGCAAGGAGGGTGCGCCCACCTGAGACGGCCTACAAGCCCAAAGTTGACGGAGTTCTTGAATACATTCT CTATTGGTGCTCTTTTGGACCTGATGACCATCGAAAAGGTGGCATTGTTAGACCTAGTAGAAAATCGTATGTCACCAAAAAGAAATCTGCTGGGCGTCCGAACACTAAGAGAGGCTGTACATGTCATTTCATTGTGAAGCGTTTAATGGCTGAACCATCAGTAGCACTCATTATATATAACCAAGACAAGCACATTGATAAGAAAGGTTCACCATGCCATGGCCCACAGGACAAAAAAGCTGCTGGAACTCGTGCAATGTATGCTCCTTGCATCTCGGAAGACCTTCGGCTTCGTGTCTTGTCCCTTCTACATGTTGGGGTCTCAGTAGAAACAATAATGCAGCGACACAATGAATGTGTGGAGAAACAAGGAGGTCCAAGTAATCGTGATGATCTTTTAAATCACAGGTTTGTTCGCAGGCAAGAGAGGAGTATAAGACGTTCAACATACGAACTTGATGTGGATGACGCAGTGAGCATGAGCTTGTGGGTCGAAAGCCATCAGAACCAAGTTTTCTTTTATGAAGATTTCTCTGTTTCTAGTCCATTCACTTTAGGTATTCAGACAGAGTGGCAGTTGCAACAAATGATTCGATTTGGTAATTGCCGGCTTCTTGCTTCTGATTCTAGGTTTGGAACACACAAGTTAAAG TACCCAGTCCATAGTCTGGTTGTATTCAACTCAGACAACAAGGCAATACCAGTTGCCTGGATAATAGCACCAAAATTTGCAAGCACAGATGCACACAGATGGATGAGGGCTCTTTACAACAGGGTTTGCACGAAAGACCCTACATGGAGACTTGCTGGTTTCATTGTGGATGATCCTTTGATTGACGTCTCTGCGATCAG GGAAGTGTTCCAGTGCTCTGTTTTGATTTGCTTATGGAGGGTACGTCATGCATGGCATAAAAACTTGATGAAGAAATGTCCAGAAATCGAGATGCGTGCTGAAATATCAAGACTGCTGAGTCAGTCGGTGCAAAAAATCTGCAGAGGATCCGGAACTGTGGGGTTGTTTGAAGATGTCATGGAAGATTTTGTTGATGCCTCAGAATTTGTAGATTACTTCAAGGCAGTTTGGTACCCCAGGATAG GGCTGTGGACAACTTTGCTTAAAACTCTTCCACTTGCAAGCCACGAAAGCTGTGCAGCAATGGAGTTCTACCACAACCAACTGAAGCTAAGATTATATAATGAGAAAGAGCCTAATGTGTATTCCCGAGCTGACTGGTTGATCGATAAGCTAAATACTAAAGTGCATTCCTACTTCTGGCTTGACGAGTATTCAGAGAAGGATGACTTTGCACGTTACAGGAAGGATGAGTGGTTGAGTGGTCTCACAGCTTGGCGCAAATCCTTAAATATTCCGGACTCGTGTGTTCTTTTAGATGGTAAAATTGCAAAGGTTTTTGATCAAGAAGATCGAGATAAGTTTCATACTGTATGGAACCCGGGCTCTGAGTTTGGAATCTGTGATTGCCAATTGGCAGATTTGGGCAACCTGTGTGAACATGTACTGAAAGTTATCAGAGTACTTTATGATAGAGGGCATACTATGTCATCAGCTAGCATGTCGAAGTACAGTGAGGCATTGCTTAACCTGCTACGCTGCCCTCATGATTCATTGATCCGTGATCATGCTGTTTCTTTAGCAGTCTGGGTGCAGAAGCAGTTGGCTGCACAAATAGATCCAGAAAACAACCAGATTATGCTGGATCTGCAAGCAGCTGCTGGTGATGTGGCACATAATACATTTGAGATTAATCATGCACATGAGAACATAGTATCTAATATGGAAACTGACCTTATTGGATCTGATGTGTCAAACAGTATTATCAATGATTCAGGTGGAGACTTGAATGGTCAAGTAGCTGATGGAAGTGTTGCTATTGATCCTTTTGCTGCCGATCCTGACAGATATAGAATAATTGGAAAGAAGCTTGCCAATGAGAACATATTACCTAACAATGAAAATGGATTGTCAGATTGTATTGCTGATGAGTTTAGTGAAGATCTGATGAGAATGGCAGATGACATTGACATTTGTGATCCAGAATCCGGCAGAGTAATATCTCATGCAGAGATGGAAGTTGATCCGACATCCAACTGTTCTTCTGCATCTGGATTAATTACCAGTAATGGGATTGCATCTGAGGATATCTTTATAAATGAAGGAAATAGAGCTGTGGGTGACAAAGGACCTGACGTAACAAAAAATTTTCCTTCAGCAGATGTTATATTGGAAAACCTAATGGCTTATGAAAAGGATTTATTGGATAAATATCAAGAAGGTGTCATGAATGTGGTTTCACAATGTAACATAATCTCCCCCACAGAACTCGAATCACCAGCTCGAGGCGCAGCTGGTCATCAGACTGGTTTTTGCAATGATCAGGCTGAGCCATCAGTCATTCATCAAATAGGAAATGAGAAGCCTGAAGCAAATTTGACAGAAAAATCTCATGGAAGTATTATGGATGTGGATTCACGATTCAACACCAATTCTGGCGCAGCACTCAACTCCTCGTATCAACACAAGGTACTGCATTAG
- the LOC108201141 gene encoding calmodulin-binding protein 60 B-like — translation MASILGDVMRGVSQHEMETTLEPFIRRVVRDEVQLAIQHFYHSSTRSRVWQLDFQHMFPNKFFTCTKVVSVDGEPIKVVLVDPSSRKTITSGPLSSRKIEIVVLNGEFVADERENWSEEDFNRSIITERKGKRPLVTGDLIITLKDGVADLDNICFTDNSCWMRCRKFRLGARLQGGSAEVREARSEAFVVKDHRGEAYKKHHPPLLDDEVWRMEKIAKDGEYHKRLVALAGISTVKEFLQMYVTDPSSLRKVIGGDSGISNKIWDKIIEHATTCVLDDKMYLYTGAAHRVMLVFNSIWKVIGATFDGQNYQNLETLSFAQMRLVEEVKQQAYENLDDLVPLSEQPFIDPVTLLPGLHEPFYSCSSILDANNPVADQGHVHVTTSTQYAFEPGNGGSLEVSRTNNCHQVQALCPTLVNSFEMKDIGYGLYNEGYDTDTPSGSLNSVLMTGNSTADDISKVRNSTRQSNELFLASSSQSADFLRADTDHRTPSNQRPKARWCKLRAVITWGIFIRRNVAAKRRAKSLGLE, via the exons ATGGCAAG TATATTGGGAGATGTTATGAGGGGAGTATCACAGCATGAAATGGAGACAACTCTGGAACCTTTTATTCGTAGAGTG GTGCGGGATGAGGTACAACTCGCAATTCAACACTTTTATCACTCATCTACAAG ATCAAGGGTTTGGCAATTGGACTTTCAGCATATGTTTcccaataaattttttacttgcACCAAGGTTGTTTCGGTGGATGGTGAACCTATCAAAGTAGTTCTAGTGGACCCCAGCTCCAGAAAGACAATTACTTCGGGACCTTTATCTTCAAGGAAGATTGAAATTGTCGTTCTTAATGGTGAATTTGTTGCTGATGAAAGAGAGAACTGGAGTGAGGAGGATTTTAATCGCAGTATCATAacagaaagaaaaggaaaaagaccGTTGGTGACAGGGGATCTTATAATAACCTTAAAGGATGGAGTTGCTGATCTGGACAACATCTGCTTTACTGATAATTCATGTTGGATGAGATGCAGGAAGTTTAGGTTAGGGGCAAGATTGCAAGGGGGTTCCGCTGAAGTCAGAGAAGCAAGAAGCGAAGCCTTTGTTGTTAAGGATCATCGTGGGGAag CATACAAGAAGCACCACCCTCCATTATTAGATGATGAAGTGTGGCGTATGGAAAAAATAGCAAAAGATGGTGAGTACCATAAGCGATTAGTGGCGCTTGCTGGAATATCCACAGTGAAAGAATTTCTTCAAATGTATGTCACTGATCCTTCCTCGCTGCGCAAA GTAATTGGTGGTGACAGTGGCATTTCAAACAAAATCTGGGACAAAATCATCGAGCACGCTACAACTTGTGTTCTAGATGATAAGATGTACCTGTATACCGGAGCTGCACATAGGGTTATGCTCGTGTTCAATTCCATCTGGAAGGTTATAGGAGCAACCTTTGACGGGCAAAATTACCAAAATCTGGAAACTCTAAGCTTTGCTCAAATG CGGTTGGTAGAAGAAGTGAAACAGCAGGCCTACGAAAATTTAGATGATTTGGTGCCATTAAGTGAACAGCCTTTTATCGACCCTGTAACACTACTGCCAGGCCTTCATGAACCTTTTTACAGTTGTAGCTCTATACTAGATGCGAACAACCCAGTTGCAGATCAAG GCCATGTTCATGTGACAACTTCGACACAATATGCTTTTGAACCGGGTAATGGAGGTTCCTTGGAAGTTTCCCGGACAAATAACTGTCATCAGGTGCAGGCATTATGTCCTACTTTAGTAAACAGTTTCGAGATGAAAGATATTGGCTACGGACTCTATAATGAAGGGTACGACACTGATACTCCAAGTGGATCGTTGAACTCAGTTTTAATGACTGGAAATTCAACCGCTGATGACATTTCTAAGGTCCGAAATTCAACAAGGCAAAGCAATGAGCTTTTCCTAGCCTCCAGCAGTCAGTCAGCTGACTTTCTTCGAGCTGATACTGATCATCGTACTCCAAGCAATCAAAGACCGAAGGCAAGGTGGTGTAAGTTACGAGCTGTCATAACATGGGGGATATTCATCAGGCGGAATGTAGCTGCTAAAAGAAGAGCCAAGTCTTTGGGTTTAGAATAG
- the LOC108200320 gene encoding protein PECTIC ARABINOGALACTAN SYNTHESIS-RELATED — protein sequence MAELRHSLSVGSRTTPSPHEGTTPLTAPGNISNDVGRDRHSRDRFRFFFVNDETRLTHSHFLSSKISVFLLVAIMLAALVSLSSLVDRLSAPYLCIKDGIALRCPRVKEPPSLWENPHSATTSWKPCAERRVDAIADLPSANETNGYIFIHAEGGLNQQRIAICNAVAVAKIMNATLILPVLKQDQIWKDQTKFEDIFDVDHFIDYLKDDVQIVRDIPEWFTDKSELFTSIRRTVKNIPKYAPAQFYIDNVLPRIKEKKIMSLKPFVDRLGYDNVPPEINKLRCKVNYHALQFLPKIQQMADQLVSRMRNRTASTNPFMALHLRFEKGMVGLSFCDFVATRLEKVLMGMYRKKEWPRRYKDGSHLWSLALQKRKEGRCPLEPGEVAVMLRAMGYPKETQIYVASGQVHGGQNRMAPLRNMFPNLVTKEELAAKEELDEFRKHVTSLAALDFLVCLKSDVFVMTHGGNFAKLIIGARRYMGHSQKSIKPDKGLLSKSLGDPYMGWATFVDDVVVTHQTRTGLPEETFPNYDIWENPLTPCMCRT from the exons ATGGCGGAGCTCCGCCACTCGTTATCAGTGGGCAGCCGAACGACGCCGTCTCCACACGAAGGCACCACACCACTAACAGCCCCAGGCAACATTTCCAACGACGTTGGCCGTGACCGTCACTCTAGAGATCGCTTCCGCTTCTTTTTCGTGAATGACGAGACTAGGTTAACTCATTCTCATTTTCTGAGCTCCAAGATCTCTGTTTTCCTGCTTGTTGCGATAATGCTGGCTGCGTTGGTCTCCTTGTCGTCGCTCGTTGATCGATTA AGTGCTCCATACCTGTGCATTAAAGATGGCATTGCTCTTCGGTGTCCACGA GTTAAGGAGCCTCCTTCATTGTGGGAGAATCCTCATTCAGCCACGACTTCATGGAAGCCATGTGCTGAGCGACGTGTTGATGCAATAGCAG ATCTTCCATCCGCGAATGAAACAAATggctatatatttatacatgcaGAGGGTGGGCTAAACCAGCAACGAATTGCT ATATGTAATGCTGTTGCTGTGGCCAAAATAATGAATGCCACACTTATTTTGCCAGTGTTAAAGCAGGATCAGATTTGGAAAGACCAAAC AAAATTTGAAGATATATTTGATGTCGATCATTTTATTGATTACTTAAAGGATGATGTGCAAATTGTACGGGATATTCCCGAGTGGTTCACCGACAAGTCAGAGCTATTCACCAGTATAAG ACGGACTGTGAAAAACATTCCCAAGTACGCACCTGCACAGTTCTATATTGACAATGTACTACCCCGTATTAAGGAAAAGAAGATTATGTCCCTAAAACCATTTGTTGACCGTCTTGG GTATGATAATGTTCCTCCTGAAATCAACAAGTTGAGGTGCAAGGTGAATTATCACGCTTTGCAGTTTCTTCCCAAGATTCAGCAGATGGCCGATCAACTTGTGTCTAGAATGAGGAACCGTACAGCCAGTACCAATCCTTTCAT GGCTCTACATCTTAGGTTTGAGAAAGGGATGGTAGGATTGTCATTCTGTGATTTTGTGGCGACAAGGTTGGAGAAAGTTTTAATGGGGATGTACAGAAAGAAAGAATGGCCTCGACGGTACAAG gATGGTTCGCATTTGTGGTCATTAGCCCTGCAAAAGAGAAAGGAAGGTCGATGCCCTCTTGAGCCTGGTGAAGTGGCTGTGATGCTTCGAGCAATGGGCTATCCTAAAGAAACTCAAATATATGTTGCTTCTGGGCAGGTTCATGGAGGGCAAAACCGAATGGCTCCATTGCGTAACATGTTCCCAAATCTT GTCACAAAGGAAGAGTTAGCTGCAAAGGAGGAGTTGGATGAATTTAGGAAGCACGTAACAAGCCTAGCTGCCCTTGATTTCTTGGTTTGCTTGAAGTCTGATGTTTTCGTGATGACTCATGGCGGCAATTTTGCTAAACTTATTATTGGTGCCCGTAGGTACATGGGTCACAGCCAGAAGTCCATCAAACCCGATAAGGGGCTATTATCAAAATCTTTAGGGGACCCCTATATGGGCTGGGCGACCTTTGTAGATGATGTAGTTGTTACACACCAAACACGAACTGGATTGCCAGAGGAAACTTTCCCCAACTATGACATATGGGAAAATCCATTGACACCTTGCATGTGCAGGACGTGA
- the LOC108201955 gene encoding chaperone protein dnaJ 6 gives MMEGEGGSGDACYYSVLGIRKDASFSDVRAAYRKLAMQWHPDRCEKNGLSAVEAKERFQKIQEAYSVLSDETKRAMYNAGMLDLYVDEDDEGMKDFMRELFTMAENYRNDNLNAQESFEDLQKTFMELFGDDLAKMAGKDNCSSNEFRTSGRCQ, from the exons ATGATGGAGGGAGAAGGAGGGTCCGGCGATGCCTGCTATTATTCGGTTCTGGGGATTCGTAAGGATGCCTCCTTCTCGGATGTTCGTGCTGCGTACCGGAAACTGGCTATG CAATGGCATCCGGACCGCTGTGAGAAGAATGGATTAAGCGCTGTGGAAGCGAAAGAGAGGTTCCAGAAGATTCAGGAAGCTTACTCTG TGTTATCGGATGAAACAAAGCGAGCCATGTACAATGCGGGGATGCTCGATTTATATGTTGACGAAGATGATGAG GGAATGAAGGACTTCATGCGTGAGTTGTTCACCATGGCTGAGAACTACCGAAACGACAACCTGAATGCGCAG GAGAGCTTTGAGGATCTGCAGAAGACGTTTATGGAGTTATTCGGTGATGATCTTGCAAAGATGGCAGGAAAAGACAACTGCA GCTCAAATGAGTTCAGAACATCTGGTCGGTGCCAGTGA